CAGCAATCCGTGCGGTTCGACGGTATAGAAACTTCCAGCGCGCACTCCTTGTTCCGTTTTAAACCCGAGTTTAATAAAAGgcgctgtaaaaatatctttggaattAGGTTTAGTCGCAGTAAGCGTGGTATAATATGCGATTTCTAGGCGATTGCTAGGCGTTGGTATGGCCCCGCCGCAGCCGAGTATTCGTAGAAGATTATCGGAAACGTTCATATGATGAATcagattgcatttattttcatcgcatGTAATGTCGAACAAGATTTTACCGCCGCCTAGCGTCTTCtagtttcaaattaatatgcgaATTCGCATCTTTGCAAGCCGAATTAATAGCGGAGATAAGttcctcgatatttttataaataccatTCGGAATTACGCCTTCCGTCGACGTTAACGGCGCCCCGTTTTTCCTCGTCTCGTgtccattttcaatatcgacgaatctaatgacattttcaacgtggtttatgtgtaaaaaagtagTGGGAAATTGGATCTTGTTAAGCGCGACTTCCCATTCGCCGTGTAAATGTATAGGTTGAGGTAATTCTGTGGTGAAGGAAGTGGTTGCATTGTGCGGAAAATAACGCATGCTGCTATTGCTGGGAAGAATCAAGAGAAATTGATCCGTCCTCATTTTGAACAAGCGGGGTTAAACTCGAAGCAGGGATCCAAGAATCAAACTTACTGGGATAACCACGCCAGCTAACCAGCACCTGCTTATTATTACCGTGACCCCGGTTTCTTATCACACGGTCGACGATAAACTCCTCCTCCTGCAAGTTTTTCTCAACCCGAGCCAATTCTtgttcgtaaaaaatgctGTCTATGACTTCTCCCGCTAAATCGCTCGTGGTTTTCGCCAATCGAGTATGCGAtgaattcgaaatatctcCTCACTCCACCGCGCCtcgtatcctttctcgaagaCGACTTTTGCTCTACTGATACGAACGTGATCACCGACGTGGTATTTAGCCTTTCGGCGTTTTTCGTTCGCTTCGCCGTTGCTCCTCCATCGGCGCGTTATATTTTCACGCGCGATACGCGCATTTTCTCTCGTAACAGCATACGATTGCATTCTGGTGCTCGAATGACGGGTGTGATTATAGGCGTTTACGATATTCTGCAAAACATCGATGTAGCGTCGTGtatttttatgcgtaaaataacACCACATTCATTCTTTCAATGTTCTGTTGAAGCGCTCGACGATGGCAGCTTTGACATCCGGATTGCGGGCTACGCGAAAACGAATgtcattttcttccaaaaaCTTTTGTAGCGATCGCCCGACAAATTCTTTACCCTTGTCCGTTTGTAGGTATACGGGCGCGCGACCGTTACTTCTCGAGAGCACGTTCTGAAAAGCTCTCATTACGGAATTACTCGTTTTGTCGCGCAATGGTTCTACCCAGACGTATTTACTAAGTACATCGATAATCACGAGTAAATATATACGAATATCCCTCGTTGTAACTTTTGAGATTTCGGAGTTTGATTAAATCTGCCTCCCACAGATCGTCGATATTCGTTACGTTGTAATGCATTCGCGGAAATTTCCGTCGCAATGGACGATGCAGTGTGTAGGCGTCTTGTGCTTCGAGCCATCGCTCGACATTGTTACGGGGTAAATTCGCCGCGCGAAACAGATTATCGACAGCCGAATAGTCAGCATAATGCGCGGGATCgtagtacaatttttcaagagcCGTCATTCCAATTTACTCCATTCTAACAGGCGTCTTGCTGGTGGAGAATCCGTGTTTCTCTGAGGAGTGGAACTCGCCGCAGGACCGGTaagtttcgcgatattttgcaaagaaccgactgttaataattttttatttctcactagTGCGGAGGGAATGTTCAAGTCGTGAAGTAATCGCGCGAACTGAACTCTTCCCGCGGCTTTCACGGTTTTTCTATCGCGCATCGCCTCGTTTATCaggtctgagatatttgaatcttttacgaCGTTACCGTCTATGGTCACGACTTCGTACTCATCCCAGTTAATTCTAGTCGACGATGCTTTATCGAGCAAGCGTTTCGTCAGTAAGCGAGCTCGGCACTGTAAGATTTCGGTACGCTTTCCACTATTCTTTCGACGCTTTTCATTACCCCGAGACTCGCGTCGTGTTCTTTCGGGAGGCTTCTCGTACGACTAGAGCCCGGAGCGAATGAGAGATCGCTCGGCGGTACTTCTTCATGAGTGTCCATCgcgtcttcttcctcttcttcttcctcggcgTTACGCGCGTCTTGATTTCGTCGTCCGTGTGCTACTCGTACAAAGTGAAGATATCGCCAAAGAACCTCTTTATACATCTTCCATCTCTCGGCTTCGTCGTTCGGATAGGGCAAATTAAGAATTCGACTCATCTCCGCATCGAGTCTGGATAGAGCGGTTCCGGGTGTTCGTacggaattataattattattattattagcgctTTCGTCCGGTGTGTTTTCCACGAGCGGTGCGCCGTAGTCGGTAGTCGGTTGATGCAATTGACGCTGCATTCTCTCGAGATTTtccgtagaaattaaaaccatttttttcgcCCTTTCCATAACactcgatattattttctctcttgtatTTTAAGCCGTCACCTTGTCTATGATTCGCAAAAATAAGGCCTCTAATAGAGGAACGATAATATAGGATAAGAATCCACCTCGTTGTACCAAtagctttcttttattcttccaatttccACGCTTTGCCGCGATACGACGTAGCGTCGTTTTGTATTTGCTCAGACGATTTTTTTCGCGCCGTTCGAGCGCAACGTTACTATTGAGCGTGTTGAAAACGCATTCGCAAATacagcgaataaatttttcgtccGCGGTTCGCAGGAAGGAGCTGCGTTGATTTTTGTTCAGATGACACAGCGCCTCTAGAAGACAAACGTTTCTCTTTCCGATCGAACGTCTAGCGGTTTTCGTTGCACCGTCCGACGCCGCTTCTTTCATCGTGAAAAAGTCTCTCGCAACTGTCGTCTCGCGAGCAATGGTGCATACATTTTATACGCTGGAGAACGATTTGCGCGGTACGTAGACGTAACGCAACGCATCGTCAGGAAAGATGCTTGTCCGAAATCGATATTTGTCCGGAGTCGATTATTTCAGatcgagtaataaatatcCGTGGGGGCGCGAGGTTGCGTCAAAGTATGCTTCTTCTAGAAACTTTGGGTCATCGGGGTACACCTGTCGCGCGAGATGGCGAATTTGAGCGCGATCGCGTGGGTTCTTGAAGACGACGATGTAATTGGTATTAAGCGATATGTCGCGCTGACAGCGCCCCTAATGAAATAGATTTTGTGTGATAAGTATAACGCTGAGATTCTTATGGTGACTAccctttgtaaaaagatccACGATGACGTCGCACGAGGATGATTCTCTCATAAGATCGTCGATTATCACCAGCTTTGGTGTGAGAGGATCGTGGGAATAATCATGCGCTTGTGGCAACCCCTCGCGAAACTcgattgcatttttctttatttttcccgcagcgttcctttcttttttctcaaacaCGTATTGAAGTTGTCGATAAGCATTTTGCCATtcggcgtaataaaataaaactctttGGAAAGAAACATCGGCCATTTCGGATAGATAtttgagaaaagtttttacaaagaCCGTTTTGCCGCATCTAGTGGGACCGCTGACGATAGACGTCCAAGGATGTTTCCAGCGTATGTCCATCTTGCGAAATGAACCCTTCGCCGTTCGCTCGCGCCttcataaacaaaaaaaatcagcGAAACACTATGACGCGATAAGCTTACTGCCCActgacggcggcggcggcggcggcggcgaccgcTTGCTTGCGCTAGCGTACAACTCGCGGACTTGAACAAGCTGATTCGGTCCGCGGAGACGCTGAACAAGCGCAACCAGCGAAATTGCTCGCGCCAGCGTCCAAGAGTGGAAACGCTACTTCGCGCGAtgaaacactttttttttctcgaaaaaaaatgAGGGTTTTATACGGGAAAGTATtaggagaaagaaaaatctttaagaaaaattatgcgagaaaacatttatttttacgaataaaagtacatgatttgagaataataaaaatatttgtttttatttcttaaattttttatagtttttacatagtttctatacaattatacattttacattttaaaactaacaatattttcttaaattaaataaaaaaattttttatttatactttttacaaaaatttataaatctactTAAAGCTATTTACATAAAGTTGGAAAACACGCGCTAACCGTCGACAGCGAAAGAGCGAAAGAACAATTCCGTAAAAAATTAGTGAATCGCGTAACCGTAAGGAACGGAACAACGACTATTGAGAAATCTACGTTTTAATAGCACAGGAGTACAAGCTTTCACTTCGTCGCGAGTTATTAACTCGTGAAAAGCCGTACGCCGAATTGCTCTGAAACGTAGATTTATCGATGTTCTATGTGACTTTCCTTCTTCACTTTCCTCTTCTCGTCCCTCTCGctctttttgcaatattaattctcttatactattaaaattaactgagCATGAGTTTGCAAAGTTTAGGGTTATACCCTTTACTTTGCAAACTTTGTGCGTGAGTCCTTTCGGTGTGCGAACAACGTAAGCATAAAATTTCGGGCCACCGGATATAAACGCCTCGATGTAACTACCGGACCCATAGCTTTCGAGTTCGTTCGTTATATCGCCCAAAAAATTACCCGTACGCGGCTCGTATTCGGAAGGATCACCGCTGCTTACATAAATGCAAGAATCggtatcataatataaaacgcgtCGATCTAAgcgttctaaatatttatacaacactAATCGCGCTAGCGCCGTCGTGTACGCCGCTAAAACGACGTTGGTAAGAGGCGAGGGAACGTCGGCCTCTTCCGAAAGAAGAATTTAAACAACTTCGCGACCGAACGTAATCCCGAATTTTTCGCGATATTGTTACTTTCGAGAACAATACCTTCGGTTTCTTCGTAATCGCGAAGATATCGTTCTTTAGCCTCGTCATCGGTACATTCACTCGGCCACCCGCTGGtttcttgttttaattttaaaaatgtattaatatattcggcGAATAATCCACCCTGCCGCGTACCGTGATCGTAGCGTGTTGCGTTGTACTGCCAAATCTCGCTAACCTCCGACACGAAATAACCTTTTTCAAGCGCTTTGCGATATTCGCACGATACCCATGTACCCGTAAATTCACGTTCGGAAGGCACGTGTGTACAATTTTCGCGTGAAAATGTTTTGCAGCAACTGCGGCACAACGCGAATAACAATTTTCCGCGTACGCGATACGGTAACACGGGGTGAAAGAGATCGCGCGGTGCGAGTACTTTGCAACGTACGAGGCCTTCGACGGAGTCGAAATTGTAATTCGGGCCTTCTCCGATTAGTACCGAACATTCCTCACCGACATACACCGTGGGATGTCCGATCGGAAAAGTACCCGTTTTTAAAACATACGGATACAGAGAACATACATCGATGTATCGTATCTTCTCTGTACCCGTAATTTCATATCGAGTCGCAACATTCCCCGTACGCCCGCCGTAAAACGCATCGCGCGGATTGAGCGGTTCGTTTTCAACCATTTGATGGTGCTGTAAATATTCCCGCATTACGCTATTTACAGCCATTGCACGATCGAAATCGCACTCCCATTTTTCCGTCACCGTGTATCCGCATTTTCGAAGACGATATGTCGTTGCGACGGTATGCTCATAACGCAAATCAATCGTATTCCTACGTTCGCTGTTTACGGAGAGGTTACTGTCGCGGTTGATTCTAAAGCACGACGGGCAACCGTGCCAAAAGCATCCGTGAAATTGAAACACGTGATGTCGTGTTACGCCGTTTTCTAACGATTCGTAATATCCGTCGACGAGTGTGCCGTC
The window above is part of the Linepithema humile isolate Giens D197 chromosome 8, Lhum_UNIL_v1.0, whole genome shotgun sequence genome. Proteins encoded here:
- the LOC137001737 gene encoding uncharacterized protein — its product is MERELGHPIIHAGRTREYRVLDGTLVDGYYESLENGVTRHHVFQFHGCFWHGCPSCFRINRDSNLSVNSERRNTIDLRYEHTVATTYRLRKCGYTVTEKWECDFDRAMAVNSVMREYLQHHQMVENEPLNPRDAFYGGRTGNVATRYEITGTEKIRYIDVCSLYPYVLKTGTFPIGHPTVYVGEECSVLIGEGPNYNFDSVEGLVRCKVLAPRDLFHPVLPYRVRGKLLFALCRSCCKTFSRENCTHVPSEREFTGTWVSCEYRKALEKGYFVSEVSEIWQYNATRYDHGTRQGGLFAEYINTFLKLKQETSGWPSECTDDEAKERYLRDYEETEEADVPSPLTNVVLAAYTTALARLVLYKYLERLDRRVLYYDTDSCIYVSSGDPSEYEPRTGNFLGDITNELESYGSGSYIEAFISGGPKFYAYVVRTPKGLTHKVCKRLRGPNQLVQVRELYASASKRSPPPPPPPSVGSKLIAS